The Chroicocephalus ridibundus chromosome 20, bChrRid1.1, whole genome shotgun sequence DNA window GAACACCGACAAACTCAGACCCAAACGGCTGTATTGATGTCAAACCCAGACTGGGTGTAGTCTATGGTATCGGGGACTTTTTTGGTGCCAGTTCTGGGCTTCTCACTAATGCTTTCTGCCTTTGGGCacctctctgctttgctgtgaTGGTTCTGGATGTTCCCATGAAGTGGGAAGTAAAATGTCCCCTTGAGTTTGTTCAATTTTTTGGGTCTCTTAGAAATTTGGGGCTGTTTGTCTTCGGGTGGAAGCCAGCAAGGTTTCTCCTTGAGAAGCCTGTCTCGGTCTGGCCGAACGCTCCTCAGGAACTTCTTGAAGATGTTGGCTGTGAGGGAGAACTTCCTGCAGAGCTCCTGGGATCTGCTCAAGGACAGAGACTCCTCGCTCTGCTCCCCCTTCTTATCCAGCTCTGGCAGATCCAACCAGTTCCCAACCAAGTCTGCGAAGATGTTATCCCCCAAGACCAGCGGCTGCCGATTCCTGCTCTGGGACATTAGGGAGGATGTCCAGTCATGGCCATCATCGCATCCCGGGCACTCCCGGCATGCCGGCCAccctccagctgtgccctggctACTGGGCTCGAATGTCCTTGGGCGGACATGCTCTGCTCTGATTGACACGGAGGAGTGTCCTTTTGGGTGACAAACATCCTCACTGCAGAGGCTCCtgaaggaggagggggtgtcTCTAAGGTGGCTGCCCTCTGGGATCCCAGCGGGAGGGGACAAACCCACTGGCCGTGGCACGGCACATGCGAGTGACGTGGGGCTCCGCTCCTCCAGCGATGCCTCCCGCCGCGGCCGCTCGTCCCGCCGGACCCCGGGCACCTCCCGGCTGCTTTGGCAGCACTGGCGCTGCTCAGCGCCAGACACAGCGCTTCGGCTCCCTGAGATGTCCAGCTGCTCCAACGCTGTCTGCACCTGGAGGAGTTTCAGCTCCTGCAGGGCACCCATCATACAGTTCATCTGCTCGTGCAGCCCGTCTCCGACCTCCTTCATGGATAGCTGcggagggaaggaagcagagatggaGTCAGTGTCCCCAGGAGAGAGCAAGAAAATTGTGACCAAAGGGCAGGAAACATCCTGAAACATCGCCTCTTCTACTGACCACACTCTAGATGCATCCTACCTGTAGTACATCCATTTCATGGAACAGCAATTCCTAGATTTTTCTAGGAGCTTCCCTCTAGGAATAAAAGAAGCTGACAAGGAGGAGTGGATTTTTTGACCTGACAACAAAAATAGTTAGTTTGAGTTTCCACCAATTGCTTGGCAGCAACCCAAGCTGCAGAACTATGAATGGttttggctgctgccagtttTAGCATATTCTTCTTTTGTGTCTTCTGTGCCCTGTAACTAACTGAAATCAGGAGTCAGAATAATGAGCAGAAGTGTCTTCCATGGAGAACCTTGTTTCTTTACCTTAAGTgctaaagtaaattaaaaataaagcccaatAAGAATCACACCGTTACTATATAACACATCTTCAGATCTTAATACCCTCCTTGCAGGCACCTCTCACTAGAGGACAAAGACATTTCAATGCACTTCAAATTTTGGACAAATCAACGAACAAACTCTAAAATTACTTACATTAAACTAGCAATCCAAGCTAGGACCGTTAGTAGCCGTTCTGCTTTATCCCTGAACCTTGCTATAAAGGTTTAACTTTCTATGCTAGACTTAAAATAAGCAAGTTATTTTCCGGAGCTTCTAAACTCCCCCTCTTCTCTTTCGCtctgttgctttctctctctcatgtAGGATCTGGCTCATATTCCCAAAGCGGCATCATAAAACAAATGGGCTATACTTTCCAACagctgccacttctttttttttttcgcagggagggggagcggggatgggaaggagagggggagaacagcaggggatggcagggctggaggtgaAGACATGTCACATTGATGTAAGGTGGTTTGCAGAAGAGATTACCCCTGTCTAGGGAACGCGTCAGCCCACACTGTCATAAACAGTTTAAAAGGCTCGTCACAATTTTTGTACAGCAACAGATCTCAAGCTTAGGGTGAAAAAGGACAGCTGCATCTTATGTTCAGCTTTATGTTATCAAACTTTACTCTTTCACCTCTCCATTTTAATTAAGCCA harbors:
- the INKA2 gene encoding PAK4-inhibitor INKA2; this translates as MDHHLRRLKQELLSMKEVGDGLHEQMNCMMGALQELKLLQVQTALEQLDISGSRSAVSGAEQRQCCQSSREVPGVRRDERPRREASLEERSPTSLACAVPRPVGLSPPAGIPEGSHLRDTPSSFRSLCSEDVCHPKGHSSVSIRAEHVRPRTFEPSSQGTAGGWPACRECPGCDDGHDWTSSLMSQSRNRQPLVLGDNIFADLVGNWLDLPELDKKGEQSEESLSLSRSQELCRKFSLTANIFKKFLRSVRPDRDRLLKEKPCWLPPEDKQPQISKRPKKLNKLKGTFYFPLHGNIQNHHSKAERCPKAESISEKPRTGTKKVPDTIDYTQSGFDINTAVWV